A region from the Aegilops tauschii subsp. strangulata cultivar AL8/78 chromosome 5, Aet v6.0, whole genome shotgun sequence genome encodes:
- the LOC109732685 gene encoding disease resistance protein Pik-2, translating into MDLVAAGRGEAIKWLLNKLGALLAEDYTLTRGVRGDVQYITDELGAMQAFIGDLCCTEPHGHDLRARDWLKQIHEVTYDVEDCVDDFTHRLHHDPTTDLCCSFAASKIYEVWTWWPRHEIASTLSELKMRVQQIGERCIQCSLDNPKTSSDRPGGAAIGFNAAENQQTRLALVRTKTPVGVERDMEMLGKWMLTAEGPAETIAQQLPSNSTVVPVEEPNADPTNHGVLCIVGLAGVGKTTIARSLYQNFSDQFDRRAMVTVSQKSDVEAVLRSILYQIMPQVREGTRQQRWWDTSHGSIRGSTLKKARDRLQTLKLQKLKEELKEHLEKYSYLLVLDDVWSTDMLELIKKSLPKSEKGSRVIVTSRFQAVASASVRNKGDYLYEAVILSGDKSEVLFMDIMAEAKGCQEQQDKSKIIPEHWEMCMRLPLAIVIMAGYVACNPHISDWKQVFKDLVPDYLKPLSHDGLMCIIDNCYFDMPLEIKRCSLYLSIFPSSSQNSRKRLLRKWISEALVSEKQGLSVEEVAETCFNHLIKRQIIRAVKHSSNGKVKTYEVHHMIHEYLVCKAGEENFVTVVGGQWFVAPPSNMVRRLSLQSDGLKTESAKNNMNLSHVRSLSVFGTLNGLLSKPQKLRIVQHLDLEGCTDFKQEHTKVVCELFLLKYLSLRRTDITKLPKDIGKLQYLETLDIRESGITKLPKTICQLEKVKNILGGNKKTRKALKLPEDMKKKPIKSLCVLSGIEIVEGPSSVADFRQLTKLRKLVIYKLNIKNEGKLFDELRFSIEDLCGYSLQTLVIDDGSAGFLSSWGCLSSPPKFLNALELSCKLQAKVVNLPKWIIELDTLTKLTLSLGMLSSDALVQLSQLRKLFSLTFSLDDAKQGLEPEATCRQIQLHLEHPNITMMIIVHPGGFESLKLLRFSAPYVPKLVFLEKATPNLERLDLRFFAFEGVDGIEHLKVLKELHLSLHNNGSRGTEKIIQQISNEARQCENGPKLIVDQYH; encoded by the exons ATGGAtctggtggcggcggggcgcggcgaGGCCATCAAATGGCTCCTGAACAAACTCGGGGCGCTGCTTGCTGAGGACTACACTTTGACCCGAGGCGTCCGTGGCGACGTACAGTACATCACCGACGAGCTCGGCGCTATGCAGGCGTTCATTGGCGACCTCTGCTGCACGGAGCCCCACGGCCACGACCTCCGGGCAAGGGATTGGCTCAAGCAGATCCATGAGGTCACCTACGACGTCGAGGACTGTGTCGACGACTTCACCCACCGGTTGCATCACGACCCCACCACCGACCTTTGCTGCTCGTTTGCCGCCTCTAAAATCTATGAGGTCTGGACGTGGTGGCCTCGCCACGAAATAGCTTCTACTTTATCTGAACTCAAGATGCGGGTGCAGCAAATCGGGGAACGGTGCATCCAGTGCAGCCTCGACAACCCAAAGACCAGCAGCGACAGGCCCGGTGGAGCTGCCATTGGGTTCAACGCTGCAGAGAATCAGCAGACAAGGCTTGCGCTTGTTAGAACCAAGACACCCGTGGGAGTTGAAAGGGACATGGAGATGCTTGGGAAATGGATGCTGACAGCTGAGGGGCCGGCAGAGACCATTGCACAGCAACTTCCAAGCAATAGCACCGTTGTCCCTGTGGAAGAACCTAATGCAGATCCAACAAACCATGGTGTGCTATGCATAGTCGGATTGGCAGGGGTGGGCAAGACCACAATAGCCAGATCATTATATCAAAACTTCAGTGATCAGTTTGACCGCAGGGCGATGGTCACAGTGTCACAGAAATCTGATGTAGAGGCAGTACTAAGGAGTATACTCTACCAGATCATGCCACAGGTCAGAGAAGGTACCAGGCAGCAGCGGTGGTGGGACACATCTCATGGCAGTATTAGGGGCAGCACCTTGAAGAAAGCACGTGATAGGCTACAAACATTGAAACTTCAAAAACTCAAGGAAGAGCTTAAGGAGCACTTAGAGAAATACAG TTACCTGCTCGTGCTGGATGATGTTTGGTCTACTGATATGTTGGAGCTGATAAAGAAGTCACTGCCTAAAAGTGAGAAAGGTAGCAGAGTGATTGTTACGTCAAGATTCCAGGCTGTTGCCAGTGCTTCAGTAAGGAATAAAGGAGATTATCTTTACGAGGCTGTAATCCTCAGCGGGGACAAATCTGAAGTATTATTTATGGACATCATGGCTGAAGCTAAAGGTTGCCAGGAACAGCAAGATAAGAGCAAAATTATACCTGAACACTGGGAAATGTGCATGAGGCTGCCATTGGCGATAGTTATCATGGCTGGATATGTTGCCTGCAACCCACATATTTCTGACTGGAAACAAGTTTTTAAGGATCTGGTACCAGATTATCTGAAACCTCTTTCCCATGATGGATTAATGTGCATTATTGATAATTGCTATTTTGATATGCCACTTGAGATCAAAAGATGCTCTCTATATCTCAGTATATTTCCAAGCAGTTCGCAAAATAGCAGGAAACGCCTCTTAAGAAAATGGATCTCAGAAGCTCTTGTCAGTGAGAAACAAGGATTGAGCGTAGAAGAGGTTGCAGAAACATGCTTCAATCATTTGATAAAGAGACAGATAATTCGAGCTGTGAAGCACAGTAGCAATGGAAAGGTGAAGACCTATGAAGTTCATCACATGATACATGAGTATCTTGTGTGCAAGGCGGGTGAAGAAAATTTTGTCACTGTGGTTGGTGGCCAGTGGTTCGTTGCACCGCCCAGTAATATGGTTCGGCGTTTGTCACTTCAGAGTGATGGTTTGAAGACTGAGAGTGCAAAAAATAACATGAACCTATCCCATGTGCGATCGTTGAGCGTATTTGGTACTTTGAATGGGTTGCTTTCCAAGCCACAAAAGTTGAGAATTGTGCAACATTTGGATCTTGAAGGCTGTACAGATTTCAAACAAGAACACACAAAAGTTGTCTGCGAACTTTTTCTTCTCAAGTACCTCAGCCTCCGCAGAACAGACATCACAAAGCTTCCTAAAGATATAGGGAAACTTCAGTATTTAGAGACCCTTGACATCAGGGAAAGTGGTATTACAAAGTTACCCAAAACTATTTGCCAGCTGGAAAAGGTGAAGAATATACTTGGCGGGAACAAAAAGACACGGAAGGCATTGAAGCTTCCTGAGGATATGAAGAAGAAGCCAATAAAATCCCTCTGTGTATTGTCAGGCATCGAAATTGTCGAAGGACCATCTTCAGTAGCAGATTTCCGTCAGCTGACCAAGCTGAGGAAGCTTGTAATCTACAAGTTGAACATCAAGAATGAGGGTAAACTTTTCGATGAATTGAGGTTCTCTATTGAAGATCTTTGTGGCTACTCGCTCCAAACCCTTGTAATTGATGATGGGTCTGCTGGTTTTCTCAGCTCATGGGGTTGTCTCTCCTCCCCGCCCAAGTTTCTGAATGCCCTTGAGCTGTCTTGCAAACTGCAGGCGAAAGTGGTTAATCTCCCAAAATGGATCATTGAACTGGACACACTGACAAAGCTAACCCTCTCACTCGGGATGCTTAGCTCAGATGCTTTGGTGCAACTTAGCCAGCTGAGGAAGCTGTTCTCTCTCACATTTTCTCTTGATGACGCAAAACAGGGTCTAGAACCGGAAGCCACTTGCAGACAGATCCAGCTTCACTTGGAACATCCTAACATTACCATGATGATCATAGTTCACCCTGGTGGATTCGAGAGTCTGAAGCTTCTTCGTTTTTCTGCCCCTTACGTGCCAAAATTGGTGTTTCTGGAGAAGGCTACACCGAACCTCGAAAGGCTTGATCTACGGTTCTTTGCTTTTGAGGGAGTTGACGGTATAGAGCACCTTAAGGTTCTGAAAGAGTTGCACTTAAGTTTACACAACAATGGAAGTCGGGGTACCGAAAAGATAATACAACAGATTTCAAATGAAGCACGGCAATGTGAGAATGGACCAAAGTTGATTGTCGATCAGTACCATTAG
- the LOC141022152 gene encoding disease resistance protein RGA5-like — MMKSNLLTSIKPDREKRISGTDRSRQPQNKKRASMVDVATGAMASLLPKLEMLLEHKLRKAVKEDAEQLLRELTNLHAALGNGSDPRWADDCRELSYHADDIVDAFLAASEPAACQDSCLGFLANFLGPRHRIANAIKDVKSQALNLADRYSSTDKDKLVPAAATTGASPHLRKEAEEPLVGVERGRDTLIKSLAGGQQMKIVSIVGSGGLGKTALANLVFRQLRQQFDSCAFVSVSSMPDMEGIFDQMLRQLNVGKNHNEEAKDAIRDFLQNRRYLIIVDDLWRKEDWHILSRSLPANACGSRVIVTTRVNDMAKTCCSGQDELICEIRHLDRLNSKILFLQRCFGSEASCPDALAREVGEILPICGGIPSAIISIASLLNSKIAARKPWQDVVYAFCSAWNEMASSLDSAQERISGLEDLIKVLSLSYENLPSTLKTCLLCIATSTTVKYQKFRRGDTVRKWITEGFISEVGWHSSEEVANQCFDDLVGNNVIQPVERPTFYGKGMYEVNCMMLYVLRLISREENLVTFLSDLNISETPAARPVFLSIRRCGSDGLNGTERLDLSHVRSITMIRCDKVFSFKHLGYLRVLNVEDCDGLDDTDVQHICRLILLKHLSLKETPQVTRLPPQIGNLRHLETLEIELIQISVLPPQIGKLQNLETLDVRLTRVKELPKELVQLPKLANLHFGHTGVRLPAGSDRFKSVKVLGTIDSRECSVSTLEEITGMTGLTKAEVMLYGEPADTPENDNLLSCMGKCTSLRSLIVHGDFITSDDLPASPNFPLLEKLTVTARFVKIPRWIAQLSRLKKLEIRLFEQGLNDLKILGGLPSLTSLAIQLFGDPRKQVTVTSGFARLEFFAFDCYAPWVKFEQGAMPSLRHIELTHYSGPAGKTPAGIIYLESLQKVTLIYSSHCSSCAGVIETVAVMRKEAASHANRIVLSVNGDDEIFPSISSVDGKITTTENEEC, encoded by the exons ATGATGAAAAGCAACCTCCTGACCTCCATAAAACCAGATCGGGAGAAAAGAATATCAGGAACAGATAGATCGAGACAACCCCAGAACAAGAAGAGAGCGAGCATGGTGGACGTCGCGACGGGGGCCATGGCCTCACTGCTCCCCAAGCTGGAGATGCTCCTCGAGCACAAGCTGCGCAAGGCCGTCAAGGAAGACGCGGAGCAGCTTCTGAGAGAGCTGACGAACCTGCACGCCGCCCTAGGCAACGGCTCCGACCCGCGTTGGGCCGACGACTGCAGGGAGCTGTCCTACCACGCCGACGACATCGTCGACGCCTTCCTGGCGGCCAGCGAACCCGCCGCCTGCCAGGACAGCTGCTTGGGGTTCCTGGCCAACTTCCTGGGCCCTCGCCATCGAATCGCCAACGCCATCAAAGACGTCAAGAGCCAGGCCCTGAATCTGGCCGATAGGTACAGTAGCACCGATAAAGATAAACTCGTTCCAGCCGCCGCAACCACCGGAGCATCGCCCCATCTGCGGAAAGAGGCGGAGGAGCCGCTCGTCGGCGTTGAGCGGGGGAGGGATACTCTAATCAAGAGCCTTGCAGGCGGACAACAGATGAAGATAGTCTCCATTGTGGGTTCTGGGGGATTGGGGAAGACGGCTCTTGCTAATCTCGTGTTCCGTCAGCTCAGGCAGCAATTCGATTCGTGTGCTTTTGTTTCAGTCTCCTCTATGCCTGATATGGAGGGGATTTTTGACCAGATGCTTCGGCAGCTTAATGTGGGAAAAAATCACAATGAAGAAGCAAAGGATGCAATTAGGGATTTCCTTCAGAACAGAAG GTACCTGATCATAGTCGATGATTTATGGAGGAAAGAAGATTGGCATATCCTATCCCGCAGCTTGCCCGCTAACGCTTGTGGTAGCAGAGTAATTGTTACAACTCGAGTTAATGACATGGCAAAGACATGTTGTTCTGGCCAAGATGAGTTGATATGTGAAATTAGGCATCTTGATCGCCTGAACTCCAAAATATTATTTCTACAAAGATGCTTTGGCTCGGAGGCCAGTTGCCCTGATGCACTTGCAAGAGAAGTTGGTGAGATCTTGCCAATATGCGGTGGTATTCCTTCTGCAATTATAAGCATTGCTTCGTTGCTCAATAGCAAAATAGCTGCAAGGAAACCATGGCAGGATGTGGTGTATGCTTTCTGTTCTGCTTGGAACGAGATGGCAAGCTCTTTAGACTCTGCACAGGAGCGTATTTCTGGTTTGGAGGACTTGATAAAGGTTTTATCACTCAGCTATGAAAACCTTCCCAGCACTCTGAAGACCTGCTTGCTGTGCATAGCTACAAGTACAACCGTCAAGTACCAAAAGTTTAGAAGAGGTGATACGGTTAGGAAATGGATCACTGAAGGATTTATCTCTGAAGTTGGGTGGCACAGCAGTGAGGAAGTGGCGAACCAATGCTTCGATGACCTCGTCGGCAACAATGTGATTCAGCCTGTGGAACGCCCAACCTTTTATGGGAAGGGGATGTATGAGGTCAACTGCATGATGCTCTACGTTCTTAGACTAATATCACGAGAAGAGAACTTGGTCACCTTTCTGTCCGACTTGAACATTTCAGAGACACCTGCAGCGAGGCCTGTCTTTCTTTCTATCCGACGCTGTGGCTCAGACGGTTTAAATGGCACTGAAAGGTTAGATCTGTCGCATGTTCGTTCCATAACCATGATTCGCTGTGACAAGGTgttttcgtttaagcatttggGGTATCTGCGAGTGTTGAATGTGGAGGACTGTGATGGTTTGGACGATACCGATGTACAACACATATGCAGACTGATCCTGCTGAAGCACCTGAGTCTGAAAGAGACACCACAAGTCACTAGGCTTCCTCCACAAATCGGGAACCTACGACATCTTGAGACTCTAGAGATCGAGCTGATCCAAATCAGTGTTCTCCCGCCACAGATCGGGAAGCTGCAAAATCTGGAGACACTGGATGTAAGGCTGACACGAGTGAAAGAGCTGCCCAAGGAGCTCGTCCAGCTTCCCAAACTAGCAAATCTGCATTTTGGCCATACTGGGGTGAGGCTACCTGCCGGAAGTGATCGCTTCAAGTCAGTCAAGGTGCTGGGCACCATTGATTCGAGGGAATGCTCGGTAAGCACCCTGGAGGAGATTACTGGGATGACTGGATTGACTAAGGCTGAAGTCatgttgtacggtgagcccgccGACACGCCAGAAAATGACAATCTACTGTCTTGCATGGGCAAGTGCACTAGTCTGCGGTCCCTAATAGTTCACGGTGATTTCATTACGAGCGACGACCTTCCTGCGTCTCCCAACTTTCCTCTACTTGAAAAGCTAACGGTGACCGCAAGATTTGTTAAAATTCCCCGGTGGATCGCACAGCTCAGCCGTCTTAAGAAGCTAGAAATCAGGCTCTTTGAACAAGGACTAAACGATCTCAAGATACTTGGAGGTCTGCCCAGTCTCACTAGCCTTGCAATCCAGCTGTTTGGTGACCCACGGAAACAAGTCACTGTAACTTCAGGTTTCGCCAGACTCGAGTTTTTCGCCTTCGACTGCTATGCGCCATGGGTAAAGTTTGAGCAGGGAGCCATGCCAAGCCTGAGACACATCGAGCTGACACATTATTCTGGCCCAGCAGGTAAAACCCCTGCAGGTATCATATACCTTGAGAGCCTCCAGAAGGTCACCCTCATCTACTCTTCACACTGTTCAAGTTGTGCTGGTGTCATCGAGACAGTTGCTGTCATGAGGAAGGAAGCTGCCAGCCATGCTAATCGGATTGTGCTTTCTGTTAATGGCGACGATGAGATTTTCCCATCCATCTCAAGTGTTGACGGAAAGATTACCACAACCGAAAACGAAGAGTGTTAG